In Planktothrix serta PCC 8927, a single window of DNA contains:
- a CDS encoding sensor histidine kinase → MNHSSNNQPKADLLVVDDTPANLRFLSQMLVNQGYNVRKAINGQMALTAVKTILPDLILLDINLPGMNGYQVCEQLKQDERTRNIPIIFLSALDDILDKVKAFQAGGVDYITKPFQFEEVLIRIQNQLTIQQLQSQLKQQNSQLQLTVNELKLTQAQLIQKEKMVSLGQLVAGIAHEINNPISFISGNLAPAQQYIQDLLNLISLYQKEYPLPSPSIQAFLQELELDFISNDLQNILGSMERGTERIRTIILALRIFSRLGESDIKPVDLHQGLDSTLLLLQYRLRSEGQRSEIEIIKSYDNLPPVTCYASQINQVFLNLLTNSIDALESGIGSKILPGMSPTIWIITEATHPNEIRIRIKDNGVGMSEEVKSQLFNPFFTTKPVGHGMGLGLTTCYEIIVQKHQGKLSCNSDEGEGCEFIIDLPTQMNS, encoded by the coding sequence ATGAATCATTCTTCAAACAATCAACCTAAAGCCGATCTTCTTGTTGTTGATGATACCCCAGCTAATTTACGGTTTTTATCTCAAATGCTGGTAAATCAGGGATATAATGTTCGGAAAGCAATTAACGGTCAAATGGCATTAACGGCAGTCAAAACTATTTTACCCGATCTAATTTTACTTGATATTAATCTACCCGGAATGAATGGTTATCAAGTGTGTGAACAGCTTAAACAAGATGAACGAACTCGGAATATTCCGATTATTTTCTTAAGTGCTTTAGATGATATTTTAGATAAAGTCAAAGCCTTTCAAGCCGGAGGAGTAGACTACATTACCAAACCTTTTCAGTTTGAAGAAGTTTTAATTCGGATTCAAAATCAATTAACAATTCAACAGTTACAAAGTCAACTCAAACAACAAAATTCTCAATTACAATTAACGGTCAATGAATTAAAGTTAACTCAAGCTCAACTGATTCAAAAAGAAAAAATGGTGAGTTTAGGACAGCTTGTAGCTGGAATTGCTCATGAAATTAATAATCCCATTAGTTTTATTTCAGGAAATTTGGCTCCGGCTCAACAATATATTCAAGATTTATTAAATTTAATTAGTTTATATCAGAAAGAATATCCTCTACCCAGTCCATCTATTCAAGCTTTTTTGCAAGAATTAGAATTAGATTTTATTAGTAATGACCTGCAAAATATTCTGGGATCTATGGAGCGAGGAACAGAACGAATTCGCACCATTATTTTAGCATTAAGAATTTTTTCTCGTTTAGGAGAATCAGATATTAAACCTGTTGATTTACATCAAGGACTGGATAGTACCTTATTACTCTTACAATATCGGCTGAGATCCGAGGGACAACGCTCTGAAATTGAAATTATTAAATCCTACGATAATTTACCCCCTGTAACTTGTTATGCTAGTCAAATTAATCAGGTATTTTTAAATTTATTAACGAATTCAATTGATGCTTTAGAGTCAGGAATCGGATCAAAAATTTTACCAGGGATGTCACCGACAATTTGGATTATAACAGAAGCGACCCATCCGAATGAGATCAGAATTCGGATTAAAGATAATGGCGTAGGAATGTCAGAGGAAGTTAAATCTCAATTATTCAACCCATTTTTTACCACAAAACCTGTGGGTCATGGCATGGGATTAGGATTAACAACCTGCTATGAAATTATTGTCCAAAAACATCAGGGAAAACTGAGTTGTAACTCTGACGAAGGAGAAGGATGTGAATTTATTATTGATCTACCCACTCAAATGAACTCCTGA
- a CDS encoding DUF456 domain-containing protein gives MNYWILYWVVIAVMVIGVIGTVVPLLPGTSLILGAILVWGIATQFTGIVWPMVAIFVILILSTIIEYLATYWGVQQSGASKWAQFGAIIGLVLGVFGLLPALPLGGPILGLLLGPILGAFIGEFLYQRDLKFSERIKPSFKASIGVFIGSILGNIIELVLSIIAVIIFVVTTWPLVSTLQP, from the coding sequence ATGAATTATTGGATTCTCTATTGGGTTGTTATTGCAGTTATGGTAATTGGGGTAATTGGAACAGTTGTGCCGTTATTACCCGGAACCAGTTTAATATTAGGAGCGATTTTAGTTTGGGGAATTGCTACCCAATTCACGGGCATTGTTTGGCCGATGGTGGCGATATTTGTTATTTTAATTTTAAGTACAATTATTGAATATTTAGCGACCTATTGGGGCGTTCAGCAGTCCGGGGCGAGTAAATGGGCGCAGTTTGGGGCGATTATTGGATTAGTGCTAGGAGTATTCGGACTGTTACCTGCTTTACCCCTGGGAGGGCCAATTTTGGGGCTGTTATTGGGGCCAATTTTAGGGGCTTTTATTGGGGAATTTCTCTATCAACGGGATCTCAAATTCAGTGAACGAATTAAGCCCTCTTTCAAAGCGAGTATTGGGGTTTTTATTGGTTCAATTTTAGGAAATATTATTGAACTGGTGTTATCAATTATTGCAGTAATTATTTTTGTGGTGACAACTTGGCCGTTAGTTTCAACGTTGCAACCATAA
- a CDS encoding helix-turn-helix domain-containing protein — MKTDLFVLPFKVTKHPRQTLNSYDAERIQRLVEIGEQLRETRINHSLSLDMVSAYTRIRSHLLQALEEGRTEQLPEPVYTQGLIRRYADALGLNGAELANFFLPEPPQAGIKSKLSSLALPQLRPTHLYLTYILLIICAINGVSYLNKTTNFAGVSGEQVATPKPSEVNPQLRQAVVQSQTQPESRLLSSPLDTPTSTMTTTVEKASETKPSAKSTTEKTVEVGIVVKDASWVLIEVDGKTEFEGTLEGGTQRSWKAKDKVVVVAGNAGGVLVTVNNGEAKRLGEPGRVEEAVFKAEDLSKS; from the coding sequence ATGAAAACTGATTTATTTGTCTTACCGTTTAAAGTGACTAAACATCCTCGCCAGACGCTTAATTCCTATGATGCTGAACGAATTCAGCGCTTAGTAGAAATCGGAGAACAACTCCGAGAAACTCGGATTAATCATTCCTTATCTTTAGATATGGTATCGGCTTACACCCGAATTCGTTCTCATTTATTACAAGCACTAGAAGAAGGTAGGACAGAACAGCTACCGGAACCTGTTTATACTCAAGGGTTAATCCGTCGTTATGCAGATGCTTTGGGTTTAAATGGAGCAGAACTCGCTAACTTTTTCCTTCCTGAACCTCCACAAGCCGGAATTAAATCTAAACTCAGTTCCTTAGCCCTGCCTCAATTAAGACCAACTCATCTTTACTTAACTTATATCCTATTAATTATTTGTGCCATTAATGGGGTTTCTTATCTGAATAAAACCACTAATTTTGCGGGTGTATCGGGTGAACAGGTGGCTACACCCAAACCTTCGGAAGTCAATCCTCAACTCCGTCAGGCGGTAGTTCAGTCCCAAACTCAACCCGAAAGTCGCTTATTGTCTTCTCCCCTGGATACCCCAACGTCAACGATGACAACAACGGTTGAGAAAGCCTCGGAAACGAAGCCCTCCGCCAAATCAACGACTGAAAAGACGGTAGAAGTGGGAATTGTTGTTAAAGATGCTTCTTGGGTCTTGATTGAAGTCGATGGGAAAACCGAATTTGAAGGAACTTTAGAGGGAGGAACACAACGCAGTTGGAAAGCAAAGGATAAAGTTGTTGTTGTCGCTGGAAATGCCGGAGGTGTTCTAGTTACAGTCAATAATGGAGAAGCTAAACGCCTCGGTGAACCCGGTCGGGTAGAAGAAGCGGTTTTCAAAGCTGAAGATTTATCTAAATCGTGA
- a CDS encoding LmeA family phospholipid-binding protein, producing MGVAMALIEMPRKPLVGTLLSTAIQLWLRSQVDKIDDLHFSIEGTNRSLLSGHIPQVSVSAENAIYQGLHLTQVQLQGSGIRFNLGQVLKGQPLHLLEPFWVTGDLNFNQSDLNMSLQAPILAQALNEFVLSLLRSMMENPLMSSSDLKPDQDQSWINSVQQVQDTQITLETDHLILTAKLLFSKGELLPFQLKTGLELASSHELMFVQPQVEIQTLNTEFQLSHYTIDLGSDLKIQDLILSAQLLQINATVKVNP from the coding sequence ATGGGAGTCGCTATGGCCTTGATTGAAATGCCGCGTAAACCTCTAGTTGGAACTCTGCTATCAACGGCAATTCAGCTTTGGTTGCGATCGCAAGTTGACAAAATCGATGATTTGCACTTTAGTATCGAGGGGACTAATCGTTCTTTACTATCAGGCCATATTCCTCAAGTCTCTGTCTCGGCTGAGAATGCCATTTATCAAGGGTTACATCTAACTCAGGTACAATTACAAGGCTCAGGTATTCGGTTTAATTTAGGTCAAGTTTTAAAAGGTCAACCCCTACATCTATTAGAACCTTTTTGGGTCACAGGGGATCTAAATTTTAATCAATCGGATCTGAATATGTCCCTACAGGCTCCGATATTAGCACAGGCATTAAACGAGTTTGTTTTGTCCCTGTTGAGATCCATGATGGAAAACCCATTAATGTCTTCCTCTGATCTCAAACCGGATCAAGATCAGTCTTGGATTAATTCAGTTCAACAGGTTCAAGATACCCAAATTACCCTAGAAACCGATCATTTAATTTTAACAGCCAAGCTGCTTTTCTCCAAGGGTGAATTATTGCCGTTTCAATTAAAAACAGGATTAGAACTTGCCAGTTCCCATGAACTGATGTTTGTCCAGCCTCAAGTTGAAATTCAAACTTTGAATACTGAATTTCAATTGAGTCATTATACCATTGATTTGGGATCAGATCTTAAAATTCAAGATTTAATTTTATCTGCTCAACTTCTTCAAATTAACGCTACGGTCAAAGTTAATCCCTAA
- a CDS encoding M48 family metallopeptidase, whose translation MQRLLLRLFIGILFALFGLVSYCTNVEKNPITGEMQRVSLSPRQEVVLGLKSRGQLADQYGGLYPDPRLQNYVDEVGLRVVKQSDAAQASYPFDFHLLRDPKTINAFALPGGQVFITQALFNRLNSEAQLAGVLGHEVGHVIARHGSEHLARQQLGSALVNAVGISASDNPQDARQAAILAQAANQLVNLRYGREDELESDRLGFQFMTQAGYNPKGLVELMQILASARSGGNPPEFLSTHPNPGNRVERLQAIITETYPNGIPANLDEGQERFTQIVGSR comes from the coding sequence GTGCAAAGACTTTTATTGCGTCTGTTTATCGGAATTTTATTTGCTCTATTTGGGTTGGTCAGTTATTGTACCAATGTTGAAAAAAACCCAATCACCGGGGAAATGCAGCGAGTTAGTCTTTCTCCCCGTCAAGAAGTTGTTTTAGGACTCAAATCCAGAGGACAACTCGCGGATCAATATGGGGGTTTATATCCCGATCCCAGGTTACAAAATTATGTCGATGAAGTGGGATTACGGGTAGTAAAACAATCGGATGCAGCCCAAGCGTCCTATCCCTTTGATTTTCATCTGTTGCGTGATCCCAAAACGATTAATGCTTTTGCGTTACCAGGGGGACAGGTATTTATTACCCAAGCCCTATTTAATCGTTTGAATTCAGAAGCACAACTGGCGGGGGTTTTGGGACATGAAGTTGGCCATGTAATTGCCCGACATGGTTCAGAACATCTGGCGCGACAACAGTTAGGATCGGCGTTAGTGAATGCGGTGGGAATTTCAGCCAGTGATAACCCCCAGGATGCTCGACAAGCCGCAATTTTAGCCCAGGCTGCGAATCAATTAGTCAATCTGCGATATGGCCGCGAAGATGAGCTAGAAAGCGATCGCCTAGGATTTCAATTCATGACCCAAGCGGGTTACAATCCCAAGGGATTAGTCGAATTAATGCAGATCTTAGCCTCTGCTCGTTCTGGGGGAAACCCTCCAGAATTTCTCAGCACCCATCCTAACCCCGGTAATCGGGTTGAACGGCTCCAGGCTATAATTACTGAAACTTATCCGAATGGAATTCCGGCTAATTTAGATGAAGGACAAGAACGCTTTACTCAAATTGTGGGTTCTCGCTGA
- a CDS encoding pseudouridine synthase, with product MDERLQKIMAQWGIASRRHAEEMIQAGRVRVNGNLAHLGQKADPNRDQIEIDGKLIHPSRRPVPIYLLLNKPIGVVSTCLDPNGRPSVLDLLPRKLRVGEGIHPVGRLDVDSTGALLLTNDGELTFRLTHPRHFIPKTYQVWVQGNPSDSILQAWCQGVMLAGKKTLPAQVRCIQQIPGDQALLEVILYEGRKRQIRRVAEQLGYPVVELHRTAIGSIQLQPPGQPALSEGQYRSLSTSEIEFLRNPVSSPLVSVPVNPVESKE from the coding sequence ATGGATGAAAGGCTACAAAAAATTATGGCTCAATGGGGCATTGCCTCGCGCCGTCATGCGGAAGAAATGATCCAAGCAGGACGGGTGCGAGTCAATGGTAATCTCGCCCATTTGGGACAAAAAGCCGATCCCAACCGTGATCAAATTGAGATAGATGGGAAACTCATTCATCCCTCAAGACGACCTGTGCCGATCTATTTACTGCTCAATAAACCTATAGGTGTTGTATCTACTTGTTTAGACCCGAACGGACGACCTTCCGTTTTGGATCTACTTCCCCGTAAACTGCGGGTGGGTGAAGGCATTCATCCGGTTGGACGGTTGGATGTAGATTCTACAGGAGCATTGTTGCTGACTAACGATGGAGAATTAACATTTCGTTTAACTCATCCTCGTCATTTCATTCCTAAAACTTATCAAGTCTGGGTGCAGGGAAATCCGTCGGATTCAATATTACAGGCTTGGTGTCAGGGTGTGATGTTAGCAGGAAAAAAAACCCTCCCGGCTCAAGTCCGGTGTATCCAGCAAATTCCCGGCGATCAGGCATTATTAGAAGTGATTTTATACGAGGGTAGAAAGCGGCAAATTCGCCGAGTTGCCGAGCAATTGGGTTATCCGGTTGTAGAACTGCACCGGACAGCCATTGGCTCAATTCAACTCCAACCTCCCGGACAGCCTGCATTGTCTGAAGGTCAGTATCGTTCTCTCAGTACATCTGAAATTGAGTTTTTACGAAATCCCGTTTCCTCACCATTGGTTAGTGTGCCAGTTAACCCTGTAGAAAGCAAGGAGTAA
- the glcD gene encoding glycolate oxidase subunit GlcD has protein sequence MVAQKSQPTRNWQPLIQQFETIVGKKGVIQRREELLVYECDGLTSYRQRPALVVLPQTTEETAEVVKICDRNSIPWVARGAGTGLSGGALPVEDCVLIVTALMRKILNIDLENQRVVVQPGVINNWVTQAVSGAGFYYAPDPSSQIICSIGGNVAENSGGVHCLKYGVTTNHILSLKIVTPDGSIVDLGGDIPEMPGYDLTGLFVGSEGTLGVATEITLRILKAPESICVLLADFMNLEATGSAVSDIISSGIIPGGMEIMDNLSINAVEDVVKIGLYPRDAGAILLVELDGLQVEVDKNKQRVSEICRKNGARNITTASNPEDRLKIWKGRKAAFAAAGHVSPDYYVQDGVIPRTQMAYVLKQIEALGEKYGYRIANVFHAGDGNLHPLILYDNSVAGALETVEEIGGEILKICVEVGGSLSGEHGIGADKKCYMPQMFNEVDLETMQWVRAVFNPKGLANPGKMLPTPRTCGESAKVQNVKQFEGVEVF, from the coding sequence ATGGTGGCTCAAAAATCACAACCAACCCGAAACTGGCAACCCCTCATTCAACAATTTGAAACTATTGTTGGTAAAAAAGGTGTCATTCAACGCCGCGAAGAATTACTGGTTTATGAATGTGATGGACTGACTAGCTATCGCCAACGTCCGGCATTAGTTGTCCTTCCCCAAACTACAGAAGAAACAGCAGAAGTTGTAAAAATTTGCGATCGCAATTCTATTCCTTGGGTCGCTAGAGGTGCAGGAACAGGACTTTCAGGAGGTGCTTTACCTGTAGAAGATTGTGTGTTAATTGTCACGGCTTTAATGCGAAAAATCCTAAATATTGACTTAGAAAATCAACGGGTTGTGGTGCAACCGGGTGTGATTAATAACTGGGTGACACAAGCCGTGAGTGGTGCTGGATTTTATTATGCACCTGACCCTTCTAGTCAAATTATTTGTTCCATTGGGGGAAATGTTGCAGAAAATTCTGGGGGGGTTCATTGTTTAAAATATGGGGTAACAACTAACCATATTTTAAGTTTAAAAATTGTAACTCCTGATGGTTCTATTGTCGATCTAGGTGGCGATATTCCCGAAATGCCAGGATATGATTTAACCGGATTATTTGTCGGTTCAGAAGGAACATTAGGGGTGGCTACTGAAATCACTTTAAGAATTCTGAAAGCACCGGAATCAATTTGTGTTTTATTAGCCGATTTTATGAATTTAGAAGCGACTGGATCGGCGGTTTCTGATATTATTAGTTCGGGGATTATTCCTGGGGGAATGGAAATTATGGATAACCTCAGTATTAATGCCGTTGAGGACGTGGTAAAAATTGGCTTATATCCCCGTGATGCGGGAGCAATTTTACTCGTTGAACTGGATGGTTTACAAGTTGAAGTTGATAAGAATAAACAACGAGTTAGTGAAATTTGTAGAAAAAATGGAGCGAGAAATATTACTACCGCCAGTAACCCCGAAGATCGGTTAAAAATATGGAAAGGACGCAAAGCAGCTTTCGCAGCAGCAGGTCATGTCAGTCCTGATTATTATGTCCAAGATGGGGTGATTCCCCGGACTCAAATGGCCTATGTTTTGAAACAAATTGAAGCATTAGGAGAAAAATATGGGTATCGTATTGCTAACGTTTTTCATGCCGGAGATGGCAATTTACACCCTTTAATTTTATATGATAATTCCGTTGCAGGCGCGTTAGAAACCGTTGAAGAAATTGGCGGTGAAATTCTCAAGATTTGCGTTGAAGTGGGGGGAAGTTTATCGGGTGAACATGGCATTGGTGCCGATAAAAAATGTTATATGCCTCAAATGTTTAACGAAGTTGATTTAGAAACAATGCAATGGGTGAGAGCAGTTTTTAACCCCAAAGGTTTAGCAAATCCGGGTAAAATGTTGCCGACTCCGCGCACCTGTGGAGAGTCAGCAAAAGTGCAAAACGTTAAACAATTTGAGGGTGTAGAAGTATTTTAA
- a CDS encoding RNA-guided endonuclease InsQ/TnpB family protein: MFLAYKFRIYPTIEQQIALAKSFGCCRWYWNYALNLCQETYKATGKGLSRTAIQGLLPQLKKEYPWLKDAYSQCLQVVALNLCTAYKNFFEKRARLPQFKSKHSRQSISYPQSVKLEGDYLKLPGKVGLIYCRRHREFEGTIKTVTISKNRDGKYYASVLVDDGKEMPEPSTNGKAIGIDLGLTHFAITSDGDKYSNPKHFAKHQRNLKRKQQKLSRKQKGSNRRQKSRLKVAKVYAKISRCREDFLHKLSRKIVNENQVIAVEDLAVKNLVRNPKLAKSISDCGWGMFGTMLKYKAEKDGKTYIEIDRFFPSSKTCHVCLNQVGSLPLDVRNWSCEHCQTTHDRDLNAAINIKNEALRILSLGTSDTASLRGCQSSEQTSVSSDAIPVDARSPHLLVEKCG; encoded by the coding sequence ATGTTTCTGGCATACAAATTCAGAATTTACCCAACAATTGAGCAGCAAATCGCCTTAGCCAAAAGCTTTGGTTGTTGCCGTTGGTATTGGAATTATGCCTTAAATTTATGTCAAGAAACTTATAAAGCAACAGGAAAAGGGTTATCAAGAACAGCAATTCAAGGATTGTTACCTCAACTGAAAAAGGAATATCCTTGGTTAAAAGATGCCTATTCTCAATGTTTACAAGTCGTCGCTCTCAATTTATGTACAGCTTACAAAAACTTCTTTGAGAAACGAGCAAGATTACCTCAATTCAAATCCAAACATAGCAGACAATCAATCAGTTATCCCCAGAGCGTTAAGCTGGAAGGAGATTATCTAAAATTACCCGGCAAAGTTGGGCTAATTTATTGTCGTCGCCATCGAGAATTTGAGGGGACAATTAAAACCGTTACTATCTCAAAGAATCGTGACGGGAAATACTACGCATCTGTGTTAGTTGATGACGGCAAGGAAATGCCTGAACCATCAACGAATGGAAAAGCGATTGGGATTGATTTAGGATTAACCCATTTTGCAATTACCAGTGATGGAGACAAATATAGCAACCCCAAACACTTTGCTAAACATCAACGCAACTTAAAACGAAAACAACAGAAATTATCTCGTAAACAAAAGGGAAGTAACAGGAGACAAAAATCTAGATTAAAAGTCGCTAAAGTCTACGCTAAAATATCTCGGTGTCGAGAAGATTTTCTACACAAACTATCCCGCAAGATAGTCAACGAAAACCAAGTGATTGCTGTAGAAGATCTAGCAGTTAAGAATCTGGTGAGAAACCCTAAATTAGCCAAGTCAATTAGTGATTGCGGTTGGGGAATGTTCGGCACAATGTTGAAATATAAAGCTGAAAAAGACGGGAAAACCTATATCGAAATTGATCGATTTTTCCCGTCTTCTAAAACTTGTCACGTCTGTCTAAATCAAGTTGGTAGTCTACCTCTTGATGTTAGAAACTGGAGTTGTGAACATTGTCAAACAACCCATGACCGTGATCTCAACGCTGCGATCAATATCAAAAATGAAGCCTTGCGGATACTGTCGTTGGGAACCAGCGATACTGCTAGTCTAAGGGGATGTCAGTCATCTGAACAAACTTCTGTTTCTTCAGATGCTATCCCCGTTGATGCTAGAAGCCCACACTTACTCGTAGAGAAGTGTGGGTAG
- a CDS encoding TMEM165/GDT1 family protein: MLTAFTAALLLITISELGDKTFFIAVILSSKYDRKIVFIGVVAALATMTVLSVIVGRVFSFLPQIYIHYAEIILFALFGFKLLYDASKMPPELGSKDEQEEALEAVEKAENKFPKRKSKWGTLLESFVLTFAAEWGDRTQIATIALATFHNPVGVIIGGIVGHTICAAIAVLGGKLIAGRLSERTITAIGGCLFLVFSAIALFEGVRSTAV; the protein is encoded by the coding sequence ATGCTTACTGCTTTTACTGCCGCTCTCTTACTGATTACGATTTCAGAGCTTGGAGACAAAACCTTTTTTATTGCGGTTATTTTGTCATCCAAATATGATAGAAAAATTGTATTTATCGGGGTAGTGGCTGCATTAGCAACCATGACAGTTCTTTCTGTTATTGTAGGGCGAGTTTTTTCATTTTTACCTCAAATTTATATTCACTATGCCGAGATTATTTTATTTGCCTTATTTGGGTTTAAGCTGTTGTATGATGCCAGTAAAATGCCCCCTGAATTGGGAAGTAAAGATGAACAAGAAGAAGCGTTAGAAGCAGTAGAAAAAGCTGAAAATAAGTTTCCTAAACGCAAAAGCAAATGGGGGACTTTATTAGAATCTTTTGTGTTAACATTTGCAGCAGAATGGGGCGATCGCACTCAAATTGCTACGATCGCCTTAGCGACATTTCATAACCCGGTTGGGGTAATTATTGGCGGAATTGTCGGACATACAATTTGTGCGGCAATTGCGGTATTAGGAGGAAAATTAATTGCTGGAAGATTATCAGAACGCACCATTACAGCCATTGGGGGTTGTCTATTTCTGGTTTTCAGTGCGATCGCCTTATTTGAAGGGGTGAGAAGTACCGCCGTTTAA
- the malQ gene encoding 4-alpha-glucanotransferase, which produces MAFPRSSGILLHPTSLPSPFGVGDIGPVAYQFVDFLKNSAQQLWQVLPLGPTGFGNSPYLSYSAFAGNPLLISLELLKEDELLTDEDLINPPKFPSHLVNFDPVKAFKDQLFQKACKTFKENATSDQEQEFNHFCSRSNYWLDDYAIFMALKEALNGESWNQWDEEIARRKQEALHKWGEKLAEPIYYHKFLQFQFFKQWGKLKQYANEQGIQMFGDLAIYVAHDSADVWSHPEIFSLDGETGEASLMAGVPPDYFSETGQLWGNPVYNWERLQQEGFHWWIQRVESLLGYLDLIRIDHFRGLESYWGVAQGETTAINGRWIDAPGDAFFSLLNQKLGTLPIIAEDLGIITPEVEELRDKYGFPGMKILHFAFDSGSGNPYLPYNYSSANWVVYTGTHDNDTTLGWFNRRSLQEQARVTRYLGCTSDYGIHWDLIRLAMSCVANQAIFPLQDILGLGSEAKMNMPGEAEGNWAWRFQPGMLTEEIGERLKFFTETYGRQPRH; this is translated from the coding sequence ATGGCATTTCCCCGTTCTAGCGGTATTCTGCTGCACCCCACATCTTTACCGAGTCCATTTGGCGTGGGAGACATTGGCCCCGTCGCCTATCAATTTGTTGATTTCTTAAAAAATAGTGCCCAGCAATTGTGGCAAGTGTTACCCCTTGGCCCCACCGGATTTGGCAATTCTCCTTATTTATCCTATTCTGCTTTTGCGGGAAACCCCTTATTAATTAGTTTAGAACTCTTAAAAGAGGATGAATTATTAACCGACGAAGACTTAATTAATCCTCCTAAATTTCCTAGTCATCTTGTTAATTTTGATCCGGTTAAAGCCTTTAAAGATCAACTCTTTCAAAAAGCTTGTAAAACCTTTAAAGAAAATGCGACATCTGACCAAGAACAGGAATTTAATCACTTTTGTTCTCGCAGCAACTATTGGTTAGATGATTATGCTATTTTTATGGCTCTCAAAGAAGCCTTAAATGGTGAAAGTTGGAATCAATGGGATGAAGAAATTGCTCGACGGAAACAGGAAGCTCTACACAAATGGGGAGAAAAATTAGCTGAACCCATTTATTATCATAAATTTCTCCAGTTTCAATTTTTTAAACAATGGGGAAAACTCAAACAGTATGCGAATGAACAAGGCATACAAATGTTTGGAGATTTAGCGATTTATGTCGCTCATGATAGTGCTGATGTTTGGTCACATCCTGAAATCTTTTCTTTAGATGGAGAAACCGGAGAAGCCTCATTAATGGCGGGTGTTCCCCCGGATTATTTTAGTGAAACGGGTCAATTGTGGGGAAATCCCGTTTACAATTGGGAACGTTTACAACAAGAAGGATTCCATTGGTGGATACAACGAGTTGAGTCTTTATTAGGCTATTTAGATTTAATTCGGATTGATCATTTTCGCGGTTTAGAATCCTATTGGGGGGTAGCTCAAGGAGAAACAACTGCGATTAATGGTCGCTGGATAGACGCCCCTGGAGATGCCTTTTTTAGCTTATTAAATCAGAAATTAGGCACATTACCGATTATTGCCGAAGACTTGGGAATTATCACCCCAGAAGTCGAAGAATTGCGCGATAAATATGGTTTTCCCGGCATGAAAATCCTACATTTTGCTTTTGATTCCGGGTCAGGTAATCCCTATTTACCCTATAATTATAGTTCGGCGAATTGGGTTGTTTATACCGGAACCCATGATAATGATACAACCCTGGGATGGTTTAACCGTCGTAGCTTACAGGAACAAGCTAGAGTTACCCGCTATTTAGGCTGTACCTCCGATTATGGCATTCATTGGGATTTAATTCGGTTAGCCATGTCCTGTGTCGCTAATCAAGCAATTTTCCCCCTTCAGGATATTTTAGGGTTAGGCAGTGAAGCTAAAATGAATATGCCAGGGGAAGCTGAAGGCAACTGGGCTTGGCGTTTTCAACCGGGAATGTTAACCGAAGAAATCGGAGAACGTCTCAAATTTTTTACTGAAACCTACGGTCGTCAACCGCGTCATTAG